CGCAAAGGATGCGGCGTTCCCGATCACTCACAAATCCGCTCACCCCCCACTCGAGGTCCTGCCCAGAGAAGGCGTGACGTCGATGTACCAACTGGGAGCAACGAACATGGAAAAGCCAGAAGTGCTGACCGACCTGGACGTCGCCAGCACCGACAAATACGTCATGAAGAAGCTGCCAGAGGTAACCCTGGCCTTCTGGATCATGAAGATCGCCGCGACCACTCTCGGCGAGACAGCCGGCGACCTCTTCGCCCAGACCCTCAAGCTGGGCTACTTCCTGACCACGATCGCACTTTTCCTGATCTTCGTTGTCACCCTGGTCGTCCAGCTCAACTCCAAGCGGTACAACCCCTTCTTCTACTGGACCGTCATCCTGGCCACCAGCATGGCTGGCACCACGATGTCCGACTTCATGAACCGTGACGCCAGTGCCAAGTTCCTCTCCAACGGAGCCACCTCGCTGGGCTGGGGCCCGCAGGGCCTGGGACTGGGTTACCCGGTGGGCGCCGCGATCCTGATCTCGATCCTGATCGCGATCTTCGCCGTATGGAAGTTCACCGGGATGACGTTCGTCATCCGGGATATCACAACGTTTCGCGGCGAGGCCCTGTTCTGGGCGGCGATTCTCGTGTCGAACACGCTCGGCACGTCCATGGGTGACTTCCTGTCCGACAGTTCCGGGCTCGGCTACCTAGGGGGCGCTCTCCTCGTCTCCGGACTGCTCGTGGTACTCCTCGCTCTCATGCGCGTACCGGTCGTTCCGAACGTCCTGCTGTTCTGGGTCGCTTTCGTGCTCACCCGCCCGCTCGGGGCTACCGCGGGCGACTTCCTCACCAAGCCCATCGCCAAGGGCGGTCTCGACCTCGGCACGATGGGCTCATCTGCCGTGCTCCTCGCGGTCCTCATCGGCCTCATGGGCTACGCCCACACGCAGGAGCGCAAAACCGCCGCCCCGGGCGGCAAGGTCGTGGCCCGCAATTCCTGACCACCAGCACAGTTGGAGAGCGTGCGTCCGAGTCTGGTGCCGCCATGCCTCCGGCAGGCAGGCGCGGCCCCCGAGTCGATCACGCGCCGATGATCTCTGTGGCCTTTCGAGATCCTCGGTTTGCTTTGCGGTCACGGCGAGTGCTGCCTCAGCTGGCCTTGCCCAGCCGAGCGACCGCCCGCACCAGTGCTGCCACGTCGTGAGCGGCTGCCGCCGACATCACCAGGCGCACCGCACCGGTCCCGCCCCCAATCACCCTGGCCCGCCATTCGAGTCCCGTGGTGTCGAATCCAGCCGCCGCCAACGCCGCCGCCAGCTCTCTCCCGGCGTCGGTCGCGTCCCGCCAGCCCGCCACGTAGTCCACCCCGCGAACCCAAACCACGTCGTCAGGGTCGAACGACTCGCTCTCGAAACCCGCATCCTCTGGGTCGTGCATCTGTCTCAAGTCCCTTTCTCGCGAACTGGCTTGACTCTGACCATCAGGGACTCGTCGAGCATGGGCACGACGACGACCCCGGTACCATCGGCACCAGGGTCCTGATCACGGGATTCCTTGCCGGACCACCCCGGTTGCTTCCAGGCGAGGGGTGGTCCGGTCTTCGTATGCGGTTGTGATGCGCGACCCTGACCCGAATCGGTCGCCGTGGGTGGTTCAAATGGCACGCAACCGGTCTATGAGAGCCGGAAGTTAGAAGCTGTGCGAGCAGGGATCACTGATCACCGCCAATGGCACGTACACAGCGATCCAGAAGACGACTATTCCGAAGGCGCATAATCGCTGCCTCATCAGTCCGCACCGCCACTCTCAACCTGCGTCGCCCGGAAGAATGAGGTCGTTAGTGCGCGGAATCCCGTGTGCCCGGAACGGCCCGCGTGTTGCAAGCACCACAACTCTGGCGCCTCTTTGTCATCGGCGGCTTCTGAGGATTCGCCGCACGTCGTGCATTCGGTCTCATAGATCGGCCCGCTCCCCGAGGTGTCAAGCTGCAAGACCCAGTTCACGAACCGCCACCCTGTCCGCTCAGCCATTGCGGCCGCCTTCCTTTCTGCTACCTCGCACAGCCCGGCCGCGGTGTTCCACCGTCAGTACGTCGGCCGCATTCACCCGGAGCGAAGGGCCCGACTTGAAGATCAGCACCACCAATGGGCCGCCTGAGGCGTACCGGCCAGAGCGCACCGCCTTGACCTCGCGCCAATGCCCGTGCGCGCTCACCCAGTCCCCGCGCTGCACCCTCAGCGCCATCACCTGAGCCATCACGCCTCACTCGGCCACTGGTCAGTGCCCAGGGCGTGCACATCCTCTGGGAGCGCGTCCCACTCCCGACCGCCTTCCTTCGGGCGCATCTGAACGTATGGGCCAACGTGCCCCATCACTCGGCCGATCTCGTGCCGCCGGACGTCCAGCGCGAGGACGCCCGATTTCAGCGTCGTGTCCTCAGGCATGGCGATCTCCGTTTCACTATCCGTGATCAGTGCCTAGGAGTAGCGTTGCCGATGTGGATGGCCGGACCCGAGAGAAACCTGTCCGCTGCCGTCCGCAATGCTGTGGACACTGCGGACATGAGGACGCCCAATGGCCGAAGACGCATTTGGGGAAGCGTTACGACGGCTGCGCGGCAGCCGTTCAATTCGCGACGTGGCCCAACTCGCGAATTGCAGCAAGACGATGGTTGGCGACCTCGAGAACGGCAAGCGTCGCCCCACGCCGCCACTCGCCGCAGCCCTGGACAAGGCGTTGGGAGCGCGAGGGGAGCTCGTCGCGCTTGCTGCTGTTCGGCCAGAGATGAGAGCCCTGGAGCAGGCCGCCGCCCTTCAGCGCGGTCTCTCTGACGCTCTTGCAGCCGGGGCTATGACGGATGCCGGGCTGGACGACTGGGAATACACGGTCGCCCGCTACGGCCGGGCAACCCGCTACCGTCCCGAAGGCGACCTACTGCCCGAGTTGATTAGCGACATAGCCGATCTGCAACGTGTGCTGACACATCGTCACCCGCCGCCAGTCCGGCGCAGGCTCACGTTGGCTCTGGCCCAGATGTCCGGGCTCATGGCGCTCACGCTGCTGAAGCTTGGGGACCCATCGAGTCGTGACTGGTGGCGCACGGGACGGGCTGCCGCGTCAGCAGCTGAAGACCGGGCGACTCTGTCATGGATCTACGCCCAGGAGGCGTACCAGCTTTACTACAGCCACGACATAGAGGGCGCCGTTGAACTGGCCTGCCGCGCTCAGCAATTGGCGGGCGGCCTGCCCTGCGTTGGCCCGGCTCTCGCTGCACCACTTGAAGCCCGCGCACACGCCGTGCTGGGGCGCAAGAACGAAGCGGCCGGCGCACTGACCAGTGCAGCGACAGCCCTGGAACGGCTCGACCCGGGCGACCGCATCGGGTCAGCGTTCGGATACTCCGAATCCCAGCTTCGGTTTCATTCAGGAAACGCGTGGACGCACCTGAAGGAGATCGGGCGAGCCAGGGACGAACAGGCCCGCGCCCTGGAGCTGTATCCCGCTGGAGACCACACAGACCGAGCCTTGATCTTCCTGGATCAAGCGTTGTGCCTTGCATTCGAAGGCGATCTTGCAGGAGCCGCCACACTTGCGACCGACACGATCGTGAACCTCCCGTCGGCGCATCGCTCAGCCCTGATCATCTACCGAGCCCAAGAGCTGACGGCTACTGTGCCGAAGGCACGACAGTCGGTGCAGGAAATGCGGGTACTGCGCGAGGTGTTGGCGCTGCCCCCGGGGAGAGGGACGGATGACGATGGTGACGATCGACCGGGCGACGCCTGAGGACCTAGCAGTGATCTCCGAGATCCTCGGGGAGATCGAGGCTTACTACGGTGGCGAAGCCGTCCCGGGCAGCGTCGACCAGATCACGGCCGCCCTCTTCAGCGATCACCCCGTAGCGACGGTGCTACTCGCTCGCGAAGCGTCGGAGGTGCTTGGCCTCGCCAGTTTCTCGTTCCTCTGGCCCGCCGCCGGAGCAGACACGTCCCTGTACCTGAAAGAGCTGTACGTACGCGAGACCGCACGACGCCGTGGCATCGCGGGACTCTTCATGGCCGCACTGACGGATGCGGCCAGCGCCGCCGGATGTTCCCGCATCGAGTGGACCGCCGACGGTGACAACCCGCCCGCGCTGGCCTTCTACGAGGCCTACGGGGCGGAACCGCGCGGCGGCAAGGTGTTCTACCGCATGGAGAAGTAGTCCGCGTCAGCCCGCCCAGCCTCGCCGTGAGCCGCCGGCTCTGACCTGCCCGCGCTATCGACCCCTGCCCTGACCAGGCAACTAATTACTGCTTCAGCAACGCTTGACGTCGATCATCGTCGGCGCGGCTATCGGGGCACTCTTCTTCAAGGAACGGTTCGGTGCGCCGAGGATCGCGGCGGCGGGGCTGATGGTGGTGGGCATCGGCCTGATGCTGCGGGCGGGCTGAGCAGGTGGGCCCGCTCGCCCGGAGACGCTTCCGCGTCGTGTGGCCCGACGGTGCCGCCCGTACGGCCTGACCAGGGCATATGAGCCCCGGGCGAACCGCGCGGGGCGCTGTGGCGTCCATGCGGGGCATGGGGATGACCGCGCATCGAATACGTCAGCTGCTCCGCTTCGGCCTGTTGCAGGCCCGCTGCTGCGCCTTCGCCGTCGCGCTCGTCGGCGGCATCGCCGTCTCGGGCCTGCTGCCCGAACTGCCCATCGCGCGCTACGACCTGGTGCTGATCTACGGGATCCTGCTCGCGGTAGCCGCCAGGAAGCTCGGCTGGGACAGCGCACGCGACACGGCTGTGATCGTCGGCTGCCATCTCATCGGGCTGCTCTTCGAACTGGTCAAAGTGCGGATGGGATCCTGGAGTTATCCGGAGGAGGCGATGACCAAGGTCGCGGGTGTGCCGCTGTACGGCGGTTTTCTCTACGCGGCCGTGGGCAGTTACGTTTGCCGCGCCTGGCACTTGTTCGAGCTCCGCCTGGACGGCTACCGGCCCCGGATCATGGCGGCGCTCGCCGGTGCCGTCTATCTGAACTTCTTCAGCCATCACTGGCTGCCCGACCTCCGCTGGGCGCTGGCCGCGACGCTGCTGTGCGCGACCGCCGGGACCTGGGTGCACTACCGGGTGGGGATCCAGGAGCACCGCATGCCGCTCGCCCTGTCGTTCGTTCTCATCGGGTTCTTCCTCTGGGTCGCCGAGAACATCGCGACATACGCGGGCGCCTGGAGTTACCCCGACCAGCTGACCGGCTGGCAGCCGGTGTCCCCGGCGAAGTTCGGGGCATGGGCGCTGCTGATCACCGTCACCTTCGTGCTGGCAGCCGGGCAGCGGCGCGCGGCACCCCGGTTGTCATAGGCGGCGCGGCACCCCGGTTGTCATCGGCGGGCAGTACGGTCCGGTCATGGCAGCCAGAATCGATTTGACGCTCGACTGCACGGACGCGCAGCTGCTCTCGGAGTTCTGGAAGCTGGCGCTGGGGTATGTGGACGAGCCCCCGCCCGCTCCGTTCACGACGCGCGAGGAGTGGCTCGCGCAGTTCGACCTGCCGGAGGACGACTCCGAGGACGGCGCGGCGTGGCTCTGCGACCCCGACGGCAGCGGCCCCCGGCTCTCCATCCTCACTGTCCCCGAACCGAAGACGGCGAAGAACCGGCTCCATATCGACATCCGGGTGCCGGGCCACGGCAGTCCCGAGGAGCGGTGGGCGAGGATCCGGGCGGAGTCCGAGCGGCTGGTGAAGGCGGGCGGGAGTGTCCGGGAGGAGTTCGACGGGCACCACATCGTGATGGCCGATCCGGAGGGCAATGAGTTCTGCGTCGCGGCCTCTTCCGTCTGACCGACGCCGCTCAGTCGCCCTCGACGACCTGGACGAAACCGGTGTTCACCGCGAGCAGTCCGCCGTCCAGGAGGGCGTACGGACCGTGCCCGGGTTGACCTGGTTGACGCGGACGCCGCGCGGAGCAGCGTCGCCCGCCAGGGTGCGGGGCAGTGAGGCGAGGCCCGCCTCCTTCGGCGGCGAGCCGGCGAGCGGTCGCCTCACCGATACCGCGCGCCGCGCCCGTGATCAGTACGCCGTACCCCTCGAAACGTGTCATGGCGCTGTTCATAGCGCCGAACGTACCGCCCTGATCAACGCCTGGGCCCGCGGATCGGCGGTAACTCCCTTGCGCATGCCGTTGGTTGCGTAACCGAGCGCGATGCCCGACTCCGGGTCGGCGAAGCCGAGCGAGCCGCCGCGGCCCGGGTGGCCGAAGGAGCCGGGGCCGAGCAGCGGGCAGGCCGGGCCGTGCAGCATGAAGCCGAGGCCGAAACGGGTGGGCACGACCAGAACACGGTCAGGGCCCGTGGACTCCTCGGTACGGGCCAGGGTCACGGTGGCCGGGGCGAAGAGCCGTGGTCCGCCGTCGACCACACCGATCGTCGCCGCGTAGAAGCGGGCGAGCGCGCGGGCGGTGGAAATGCCGTTGGAGGCGGGGAGTTCGGCGGCCCGGTACGCCGGGTCGTTCTCGTCCGGGAGCGGGTCGATCGCTCCGAAGGCGCGGCGGGTGAGCGACTCGGGGTCGCCGTAGGCCTCGGAAACCGCGCGCTTGGGGCGCAGTTTGAGGCCGCCGCCGTCCGCCGTGGCCGGCTCCTCGACGGGGCCGGTCCGGCCCACCCGGTGGGCCTCCTCCTGCGGCAGTCCGATCCAGAAGTCCAGGCCCAGCGGGCGCGCGATCTCCTCGGCGACCCAGCGGCCGATCGTCCTGCCGGTGACCCGGCGCACCAGTTCGCCGAGCAGCCAGCTGTAGGTCTGCGCGTGGTAGCCGTGGTCCGTGCCGGGCTCCCAGGCCGGGCGCTGTGCGGCGAGCGCGGCCGGCCCGCTCACGCCGTCCGCGGCCTCGGCCGGGGTGAGCGGGCGGTCGAGGACCGGCAGCCCGGCGCGGTGCGAGAGGAGCTGGCGTACGACCACCCGCTCCTTGCCGGCCGCCTTGAACTCCGGCCAGTACGTGCCGACCGGGGCGTCGAGGTCGATCTGGCCGCGCTGGTGGAGCAGGAGCAGCACGGCCGCCGCGACGCCCTTGGTGGCGGAGCGGACGACCTGTGCGGTGTCCACGGCCCACGGCGCACGGCCGTCCACGTCGCGGCTGCCCGCCCACAGATCGACGACCTTGCGCCCGTCCCGGTAGACGGCGACGGCCGCGCCGCGCTCGCCGCGCTGCTCGAAGTTGCGTATGAAGGCGTCGTGGACCGGCTCGAAGCCTTCTGCCACCGTGCCCCGGACGTCCACCGCGCCTGCTCTCCCGCTCATCCCCCCATGGTGCAGGGTGGTCCGGACCACCCGACCCGCGGGTCGGCTCAGCGCGGATCGGGCAGGGTCAGCTCAGCATGATCGAGACGTCGATGTTGTCGCGGGTCGCGTTGGAGTACGGGCAGACCTGGTGCGCCGCCGTCACCAGGCGCGCGGCGAGGTCCTGGTCCACCAGCGGCAGCGAGACATGGAGTGCGACCGCGAGCCCGTACCCCTGCGCCTTGTTGGGCCCGATCCCCACCTTCGCGGCGACCGTGGAGCCGGTCAGGTCCACGCCCGCCCGGCGGCCGACCAGGACGAGGGCGTTGTGGAAGCAGGAGCTGTAGCCGGCCGCGAAGAGCTGCTCCGGATTGGTGCCCCGGCCGTCGCCGCCCATCGCGCGCGGCATCGCGACGCGCAGCTCGATCTGTCCGTCATGGCTGGTCACATAGCCGTCGCGGCCGCCGTGCGCGGTGGCCTCCGCCACGTACATGATCTTTGTCGGCCGGGTGTCGGCGTGCTCGCTCACTGTGCGTCCCCGAGTTGATGGCAAGGCAGTAAGTACATTGCGCACAATGTATCGAAGGATCCCGGCCTTTATTACTCGGGGGTAGCCGAATCCGTGGTCATCGTGACCCGCCGCGTCAGCTGCCGCAGTTCACCGCGCAGCCGGGCGATCTCCGGCGCCTCGAGGCCGGTGCTCAGCAGCAGCCGGGCCGGCACCCGCTCGGCCCATGAACGCAGCGCCTCGCCCTGGTCGGTGAGCACCAGCCGTACCGAACGCTCGTCGGCGGCCGAGCGTTCGCGCCGCACCAGACCCGCCGCCTCCAGCCGCTTGAGCAGCGGCGAGAGAGTGCCGTAGTCGAGCCGCAGCGCGGCGCCGAGCTCCTTGACCGGGATCTCCCCCCGCTCCCACAGCACCAGCATCGTCAGGTACTGCGGGTAGGTCAGGCCCAGTTCGTCGAGGAGCGGGCGGTAGACGGCCGTCACGGCGCGCTGCGCCGCGTAGAGCGCGAAGCACAACTGGTCGTCGAGCAGCAGCGAGGCCGCCGTACCGTCGGTGTTCTCGTTCACGAGCCCATTGTCACGGACTTCGGGTCGAACCCGAACGGGAGCTCCAGGCGGTGGGCCCGCATCAGTTCCTCGTCGCCCAGCAGGTCCTGGGTACGCCCGTCCGCCGCGATCACACCTTCGCTGAGGATCACCGAGCGCGGACAGAGCTCCAGCGCGTACGGGAGGTCGTGCGTGACCATCAGTACGGTGACGTCCAACGACCGCAGGATGTCGGCGAGTTCGCGCCGCGAGGCCGGGTCGAGGTTGGACGAGGGCTCGTCGAGGACCAGGATCTCCGGCTCCATGGCCAGCACCGTGGCGACCGCGACGCGGCGGCGCTGGCCGAAGGAGAGATGATGCGGCGGCCGGTCGGCGAACCGGGCCATGCCGACCTGCGTGAGGGCCGAGACGACCCGGGCCTCGAGCTCCGCGCCGCGCATGCCCGCCGCAGCCGGCCCGAAGGCCACGTCCTCCCGGACCGTCGGCATGAACAGCTGGTCGTCCGGGTCCTGGAAGACGATGCCGACCCGGCGGCGGATCTCGGCGAGGTTCGCCTTGGCGACCGGCAGGCCCGCGACCGACACCGAGCCCACGCCGCCCGCCAGAATGCCGTTGAGATGCAGCACGAGCGTGGTCTTTCCCGCGCCGTTGGGGCCGAGCAGGGCGACCCGCTCGCCGCGTCCGACCGTGAGGTCGACGCCGAACAGGGCCTGGTGGCCGTCGGGGTAGGCGTAGGCGAGGCCGGAGACTTCCAAGGACAAGGACGCGGTCATAGGGTCCAGCCAAGCAGACAGACCGCGAGGGCGGTCAGCGGGAGTGCGGCGACGGAGGTCCACTGCGCACGGGTCGCGGTCACCTCGTCGATCACCGGCATGGTCCCGGTGTATCCCCGGCTCATCATCGCCAGGTGGACCCGCTCGCCCCGCTCGTAGGAGCGGATGAAGAGCGCGCCGGCGGACTTGCCGAGGACGCCCCAGTGGCGCACACCGCGCGCCTCGAACCCGCGCGACCTGCGCGCGATCGACATACGGCGCATCTCGTCGGTGATGACATCGCCGTAACGGATCATGAAGGACGCGATCTGTACCAGCATCGGCGGCAGCTTGAGCCGCTGCAGACCGAGCAGCAGGGAGCGCAGCTCGGTCGTCGAGGCGAGGATCACGGAGGCGGCGACGCCGAGCGTGGCCTTGGCGAGGACGTTCCAGGCGCCCCACAGGCCGGGGACGCTCAGCGGGATGCCGAGTACGGACACCCGCTCGCCCGGGACCACGAAAGGCATGAGGACCGCGAAGGCCACGAACGGGATCTCGATGAGCAGCCGGCGCAGCAGAAATCCGGCGGGGATGCGCGCCAGGGCCGCGACCGCGGCGAGCAGCGCCGCGTACAGCCCGAAGGCCCAGACCGCCTCGCGCGGTGTGGAGACCACCACCAGCACGAAGCAGAAGACGGCGGCGAGTTTGCAGTGCGGAGGAAGGTCGTGGACCGGCGAGTGCCCGTGCCGGTAGAGCTTGTGGGCGTGGCCGGCGCCCACGTCAGACCGATTCCGGTACGCGGGTGGGCGTGGCGTCCGTCGTGCGGCGGCGGCGCAGGGACCAGAAGATGCCGGTGCCCGCGACGACCGTGACGCCGACGCCGATCACACCCGCGAGGCCGCCGGAGATCCGGGCGTCGGAGATGTCCTTGACGCCGTAGTCGGCGAGCGGGGAGTCCTTGGCGGCGTGCTCCTCGACGTGTCTGTCGATGCCCTTGTCGGCGGCGACCTTCTCCAGTCCGTCGGGGCTCGCGGAGGCATAGAAGGAGACAAAGCCCGCGAGGACGAGGGCGGTGACCAGACCGGTCGCCCAGACCGCGCGCGGCGACCGGGCGGCGACCGGGACGGGGGCGGGCTCGGCGTCGACCAGCTCGCCGCCGACGCGCAGCTTCAGCGGAGCGGCCAGCCCCCGGGCTCCGTACACCAGATCCGGTCGCACGGCGATGACGGCGCCGACCGTCAGCATGGTGATCACGGCCTCGCCGATGCCGATCAGGACATGGACGCCGACCATCGCGGTCAGCACCTTCGAGACGGGGACGTCGGTGGTCCCGCCGATCGCATAGATCACGGTGAAGACGCAGGCCGCGGCCGGTACGGATATCAGCGCGGCGGCGAAGGAGGCGACAGTGACCGAACGGCGTTTCCGCGGCAGCACCTTCACCAGGCCGCGGAAGAGCCCGTAGGCGACGACGACCGTGACCACGCCCATGACGGTGATGTTCACGCCGAGCGCGGTGAGGCCGCCGTCCGCGAAGAGGATGCCCTGCATCAGCAGGACGACGGATACGCAGAGCACACCCGTGAACGGGCCGACCAGGATGGCCGCGAGCGCGCCGCCGAGCAGATGTCCGCTGGTGCCGGCCGCGACGGGGAAGTTCAGCATCTGTACGGCGAAGATGAAGGCGGCGACCAGACCCGCCAGCGGCGCGGTGCGCTCCCCCCCATGGCCTTCGGCATGGGAGATACCCCCGAGCTCACGGCGGGCGCCGCGCAGGCTGACGGCGACAGCACCGGCGGCGACGACTCCGGCGGCGACCGACACGGGTGCGTTGATAAATCCGTCGGGCACATGCATGGAGGACTCCGCTTCGGACAGATGAATAACTGTTCAATGATAGTGCCCTATTGCGAATCAGTTGCAAGAGCGGGTCTGTCACAAATGGCCTGGCGCCTTCGGCCCTAAATATGGGACATTAGAGGGCATATCGGGCGAGTGTGAGGAGCCGGTCAATGACCCTAGCCGTCGAAGATCATGCAACCGCCCGAATCGTCACCGATGCTCCCCAGTTCCGATCCGTCCGCGTCGCCCTGCGCTACGACCCGGTGGAGAACCCGGATGCGGTGTCCTTTGCCTTCCCCAGCGGCCGCGACTGGACCTTCCCCCGCGCGCTGCTGGAGACGGGGCTCCGCTCACCCGCCCGCCTCGGCGATGTCGAGATATGGCCCTGCGGCCGGGTCCAGGCGGTGGTGGAGTTCCATACCCCGGACGGCGTAGCGGTGGTGCAGTTCGACATCAAGTCACTGATCCGCTTCCTGCGGCACACATACGCGGTGGCCGCACCCGCCACCAGAGGATGACGGACACGGCCACCGGATCCGCGGCGGCCCCCGTCCCCACGGTGCCGTCGCGCTGCCGGGGCGCACGCTCCGCTCAAGCGGCGCGCCCCGGGGCTGTTTGAGCCCTCTGAGAGACTCTGATCAGACGCGTACCAACGCGCGCTCCTCGTCCGGGTCCTCGGGACTGCCGGCGAGTTCCTTGTGCAGCTTCTCGCCCTCCACGTCCACATTGGGCAGCACCCGGTCCAGCCAGCGCGGCAGCCACCACGCCTTGTGGCCGAGCAGCGCGAGCACCGCGGGAACGATCGCCATCCGGACCACGAAGGCGTCGAAGAGGACCGCGATCGCGAGACCGAAGCCGATCATCTTCACCATCTGCTCGCTGGAGCCGATGAAGCCCGAGAAGACCGCCATCATGATCACCGCTGCTGCGGTGACCACCCGGGCCCCGTGCTTGAAGCCGGTGACGATCGCCTCGCCGGGACGCTCCCCGTGCACGTACGCCTCACGCATCCGCGTGACCAGGAAGACCTCGTAGTCCATGGCGAGGCCGAAGACGACGCCCACCATGAAGATCGGCATCATCGACATGATCGGGCCGGTCTGCTCGACGCCGAAGAGCGAGCCGAGCCAGCCCCACTGGAAGACGGCGACGACCGCGCCCAGCGCGGCGACGACGGAGAGCAGGAAGCCGAGGGCCGCCTTCAGCGGTACCAGCACCGAGCGGAAAACCAGCATCAGCAGCAGGAAGGCGAGACCGACGACGAGCGCGAGGTAGGGCACCAGCGCGTCGTTCATCTTCTGCGAGAAGTCGATGTTCATCGCGGTGGCGCCGGTGACCAGCACCTCGTCACCACTGCCGGCCCGGATGGAGTGGACGAGATCCTCGGTCTCGACCGAGGACGGCCGGTCCTTCGGTACGACCGTGACCATCGCGGTGTCGCCGGCCTTGTTGAGCGCCGGCGGGGTGACGGCCACGACACCGTCAAGGCCCTTGATCTCCTTGACCGTACGGTCGGCCGCGGCCTTGTCGCCGTCGACGACCACCAGAAGAGGACCGTTGAAACCGGGGCCGAAGCCGTCGGACAGCAGGTCGTACGCCTTGCGCTGGGTGGTGCTGACCGGCTGCGCGCCGTCGTCCGGCAGACCCATCTCCAGCGACGCGGCCGGTACGGCCATCGCACCGAGGCCCACGACACCGACCAGCAGCACGGCGACCGGCCGACGGATCACGAAGCGCGCCCAGCGGGTGCCCATGTTCGGCTTGTCGCCGGCCGGCTGACCCTTGCGCGCCTTGCGGCCCAGCACCCGCTTGCCCGCGAAGCCGAGCAGCG
This portion of the Streptomyces sp. NBC_01750 genome encodes:
- a CDS encoding COG4705 family protein, which translates into the protein MEKPEVLTDLDVASTDKYVMKKLPEVTLAFWIMKIAATTLGETAGDLFAQTLKLGYFLTTIALFLIFVVTLVVQLNSKRYNPFFYWTVILATSMAGTTMSDFMNRDASAKFLSNGATSLGWGPQGLGLGYPVGAAILISILIAIFAVWKFTGMTFVIRDITTFRGEALFWAAILVSNTLGTSMGDFLSDSSGLGYLGGALLVSGLLVVLLALMRVPVVPNVLLFWVAFVLTRPLGATAGDFLTKPIAKGGLDLGTMGSSAVLLAVLIGLMGYAHTQERKTAAPGGKVVARNS
- a CDS encoding DUF7848 domain-containing protein — encoded protein: MAERTGWRFVNWVLQLDTSGSGPIYETECTTCGESSEAADDKEAPELWCLQHAGRSGHTGFRALTTSFFRATQVESGGAD
- a CDS encoding helix-turn-helix domain-containing protein; translated protein: MAEDAFGEALRRLRGSRSIRDVAQLANCSKTMVGDLENGKRRPTPPLAAALDKALGARGELVALAAVRPEMRALEQAAALQRGLSDALAAGAMTDAGLDDWEYTVARYGRATRYRPEGDLLPELISDIADLQRVLTHRHPPPVRRRLTLALAQMSGLMALTLLKLGDPSSRDWWRTGRAAASAAEDRATLSWIYAQEAYQLYYSHDIEGAVELACRAQQLAGGLPCVGPALAAPLEARAHAVLGRKNEAAGALTSAATALERLDPGDRIGSAFGYSESQLRFHSGNAWTHLKEIGRARDEQARALELYPAGDHTDRALIFLDQALCLAFEGDLAGAATLATDTIVNLPSAHRSALIIYRAQELTATVPKARQSVQEMRVLREVLALPPGRGTDDDGDDRPGDA
- a CDS encoding GNAT family N-acetyltransferase, translated to MTMVTIDRATPEDLAVISEILGEIEAYYGGEAVPGSVDQITAALFSDHPVATVLLAREASEVLGLASFSFLWPAAGADTSLYLKELYVRETARRRGIAGLFMAALTDAASAAGCSRIEWTADGDNPPALAFYEAYGAEPRGGKVFYRMEK
- a CDS encoding DUF817 domain-containing protein is translated as MTAHRIRQLLRFGLLQARCCAFAVALVGGIAVSGLLPELPIARYDLVLIYGILLAVAARKLGWDSARDTAVIVGCHLIGLLFELVKVRMGSWSYPEEAMTKVAGVPLYGGFLYAAVGSYVCRAWHLFELRLDGYRPRIMAALAGAVYLNFFSHHWLPDLRWALAATLLCATAGTWVHYRVGIQEHRMPLALSFVLIGFFLWVAENIATYAGAWSYPDQLTGWQPVSPAKFGAWALLITVTFVLAAGQRRAAPRLS
- a CDS encoding VOC family protein: MAARIDLTLDCTDAQLLSEFWKLALGYVDEPPPAPFTTREEWLAQFDLPEDDSEDGAAWLCDPDGSGPRLSILTVPEPKTAKNRLHIDIRVPGHGSPEERWARIRAESERLVKAGGSVREEFDGHHIVMADPEGNEFCVAASSV
- a CDS encoding serine hydrolase domain-containing protein — protein: MDVRGTVAEGFEPVHDAFIRNFEQRGERGAAVAVYRDGRKVVDLWAGSRDVDGRAPWAVDTAQVVRSATKGVAAAVLLLLHQRGQIDLDAPVGTYWPEFKAAGKERVVVRQLLSHRAGLPVLDRPLTPAEAADGVSGPAALAAQRPAWEPGTDHGYHAQTYSWLLGELVRRVTGRTIGRWVAEEIARPLGLDFWIGLPQEEAHRVGRTGPVEEPATADGGGLKLRPKRAVSEAYGDPESLTRRAFGAIDPLPDENDPAYRAAELPASNGISTARALARFYAATIGVVDGGPRLFAPATVTLARTEESTGPDRVLVVPTRFGLGFMLHGPACPLLGPGSFGHPGRGGSLGFADPESGIALGYATNGMRKGVTADPRAQALIRAVRSAL
- a CDS encoding organic hydroperoxide resistance protein; this encodes MYVAEATAHGGRDGYVTSHDGQIELRVAMPRAMGGDGRGTNPEQLFAAGYSSCFHNALVLVGRRAGVDLTGSTVAAKVGIGPNKAQGYGLAVALHVSLPLVDQDLAARLVTAAHQVCPYSNATRDNIDVSIMLS
- a CDS encoding MarR family winged helix-turn-helix transcriptional regulator, producing the protein MNENTDGTAASLLLDDQLCFALYAAQRAVTAVYRPLLDELGLTYPQYLTMLVLWERGEIPVKELGAALRLDYGTLSPLLKRLEAAGLVRRERSAADERSVRLVLTDQGEALRSWAERVPARLLLSTGLEAPEIARLRGELRQLTRRVTMTTDSATPE
- a CDS encoding energy-coupling factor ABC transporter ATP-binding protein, whose amino-acid sequence is MTASLSLEVSGLAYAYPDGHQALFGVDLTVGRGERVALLGPNGAGKTTLVLHLNGILAGGVGSVSVAGLPVAKANLAEIRRRVGIVFQDPDDQLFMPTVREDVAFGPAAAGMRGAELEARVVSALTQVGMARFADRPPHHLSFGQRRRVAVATVLAMEPEILVLDEPSSNLDPASRRELADILRSLDVTVLMVTHDLPYALELCPRSVILSEGVIAADGRTQDLLGDEELMRAHRLELPFGFDPKSVTMGS
- the cbiQ gene encoding cobalt ECF transporter T component CbiQ yields the protein MGAGHAHKLYRHGHSPVHDLPPHCKLAAVFCFVLVVVSTPREAVWAFGLYAALLAAVAALARIPAGFLLRRLLIEIPFVAFAVLMPFVVPGERVSVLGIPLSVPGLWGAWNVLAKATLGVAASVILASTTELRSLLLGLQRLKLPPMLVQIASFMIRYGDVITDEMRRMSIARRSRGFEARGVRHWGVLGKSAGALFIRSYERGERVHLAMMSRGYTGTMPVIDEVTATRAQWTSVAALPLTALAVCLLGWTL